The stretch of DNA ATTATTGATTGGAATTGTGTTTGTGTTTATTGATTGATTTCATGATGGAAGTGAGAGATTTGGTTATATCTTTGGAGTTGTTAGGGCCCAATTTCATGGATGATCTAGGACTTAGCATGCTTGACAAGAGACTGCTAGCATACTAGAGCTTAAATCTCACTTGCATTTTCTACCTTAGATCTTAGAGAGCAAAGTCTAGAATGAGGTGTAAGCATGCTTGATAAAATGTCTCATAGGTATAACAAATTCACTCAAGTGCTCTATTACGCCATATAGGCCATCGAGACCTAAAATGGCTATGGCAATAGCAATCACCTCACTTGAAATCCAATAAACACAATCATGCAATTTTTAGCTTAGACACTAGAAGCACCATCGCAAGGAAATGCTAATCCATACCCCATTTCATCTCAATTGCTTAGTTTACTTGTTTGAATACTTGTTTACTCTTGATACCTAAACACTTGATTCTTGCTACTCTTCACACAATGATTGCACACACCTTGGATCTTGTACTTGAAGGGTTCTAGTCCTTCTTTTGACTTGCTACACATCAACGCGTCCaaatttgtcatcctttgagaacaACATTCCTGAGAAACCACCTTTCCCAAcctactttccatccaccgcaaACTCACAACTCTATCAGTATTTCAATGAAAGGTGAAAACCGCAAAGTGGTCACGTACTCAAAAGGTACATCTAGACTGTAAGATGAACTGAGAGGTTACTTGCCTAGGCCATACCTTAAAGTCGCGAACCAAAAGGTTTCAGACTGAAAGGTCACTTTCCCGAAGTTTTGACCAAAAAGTTACGTATTGGAAAGTTAATTTCCAAGTGGTTACATACAGAAAAGTCGAATTCACTTCTTGGATCGTACGTCCGAGAAGTTAACtctaagggggtgtattcaatcatgacttttgtagatttttaaaaacttttaaaatgatagattttaataaacttttattgactttcatagagtcgttcaaaactttttaaaactttgtaagactctataaaagtctgtataaaaaacttgcataaactttatcaacttttttattttaaaaagtctacaaaagtcattaaaattctaaattaaatacatccttacaaactttcataagcaattcataacaatattaaacactaaaatttatagttatagaattgttcaaataaaatatttaaaaatataattactttttcttgagaaattaatatttaaaaaaatataattactagttgcataaaataaaaaaaattaataatatatataaaaattatatatactacaaGCAAAGaactattatttgcaataacaatatgagactgctaacaacaacaaagtgcttctctttgtagcctcaaattgctattgtgaacaatagttcactattcgtaatagcatgttgttaaaaagaaaaaagaaaaaatatattacgaataaacatatgaatattatgaaacatttagtaaaagttgacggtgatagataaaaaaaatttactatgttcatgtatttaggagaaaaagtttagaagttagggataaacagttcatagaaaaaaaaatcaaaatatacaagcaacaatgaaataaaaataatactccctctgtcccattttacctgtcctatttactattcattggtcaaaccaactcttccttctttgcttattttctttagtaagttttttattatttttaaatttattttttttgtgtttaatagtacttttaatatagtttctaaatatataaattttatagattaatgctaaacttaataatatgaaaaattgaattaaaaattacttcagtcaagcctcgttaaacgaaccagacaaccattttgggacggaggtagtattattttgaatttttagaggaagattgtaaagtttaggagagagaaaaaaattgatagagtttaggtatgtagaaaatataggataatgaagaaaaaataatttattgaatttaggtataaggtttataaagtttaaaattttaaataaggagaaaaaaaatagagtttaaatagagagagagaaaaaaaaaaccttcagtgttggtagaaagaaaattttgaaatcttgggatTGAGGGTTGGATTtctaactatttatatttgagaaggaaaagtatataaaagtctacagaagttctaaaattaaaaagtccttacaaattcataattttttgaataccacatgacttttaaagattttttaaaagttttaattgaataccacatgacttttaaaaactcattaaaaatcttgatcgaatgcagcatgacttttaaatactctctaaaagtttgaattgaatacatccaaacttttaaagtttataaaagtctttaaaattctattaaagtcatgattgaatacacccccctaagtactttattaaaaaaattaatatttttattttctaattcaaatggttttattttgagaatcaatttctcaataACCCATTAAcctttttgagcgtacaatatatcgattTTTTCGTCTTACTTCGAAAAATCCGAAGCCAGTTAGACCCAACCCAAATTGAGAGTGaacctacatatatttatacaacaaaataactacttaaaatgttatttttgctaaaaaaaattccaacaatagtAATAGTAGAAGAAATGTGGAAGTGTTCAAACGAATTTGCATGGTAGCTTGGGTAGTTGATCAAACTAGAGGAAGGAGAGGGCAGAGACACTTGTAAACTACCTCCTTCCCATTAGTGTTGCTAGACGTTTTACGTTCTCATGTTTCaaattgaaggactaaaataGGTAGAGATTTAATAGTATAAACTATTGAACATTTGAACAGAATTGAAAGttaggaattaaaataataaattagtatAGTCAGTTGAGTAACTTATTAAATAATCTcattcaactatatatatatgtcaaatagtatctaaaaacataataaatgtgaatgaaggttatgcccctcatttatgtccgtttttttccgttaaattttttttgtacgttatgctataaaagctgtactacataatattttggacaaatatacccctaccattataacttccgttatcttttccactattgttactatgcatgcacatgcatccaccatatattttcatattttcttatcttcaataataataataataataataataataataatatgcacATTAAATATTcaagttatatgttagttattttttaaaataaatatccaatttataaaaatattttacattattattattattatattaaaatttaaataaatttaaaattattatacaaaatactaatattggacacctattttttgcgcatcgcgcataagaaaaactagtagtACAATAAGTttaaatataaaacaatattGTCCAAGTAGAATATCCCTAATTGTACGCAAAGGTTTAACATGAGATACTAATAatttacgtaattaaattcgTCAATATTCGTTAGCGTGATGAGTtgtaatgaaataataataataattttttgagaataaaaaaataatattattaattcacCTACTTTTTCTGGTTTACCATTTATTTCCAGGCTCCAGCTCTTGCCTTTTAAGCACGCCTTTTTCCATTTCTcaattttcttcatttccttttctCTCACCCTACCTATCAACACAGATCCATTCTTCAATATGCATAAATAATCGTATACTGTTTTCTGTACGTGGAGATCTAAGTTTAAGATTTATAGTTTGTTCAGGACGAGATCAGAGCTTTGATTGGATGGAAATGGTGGAGAAGAAGTTGAAGACGGAGACGGAGGCGTCTCCGTCGCAGATGGTCACCGGAAGGAGGACGCACGTGTCGTCTGCGCCTCCCAACTGCACGGCGGCGTTGAATACCGTAACCCCTTGTGCCGCCTGCAAGCTTTTGAGGAGACGATGTGTGGAAGAATGCcctttttctccttatttttccCCTCATGAGCCCCACAAGTTCGCCGCCGTTCACAAAGTCTTTGGTGCCAGCAATGTCTCCAAGCTCCTCCTGGTAATCacggcttttttttttttttttagtattactgactctgttacaatgtagtatctgttcatagctacattctcaacctaatgaagcacaaagagtcaacaattgcgtccactccactgaggctcgaacccactaccATCATCCACGTGGGAGTAATCAtgcctttttaaattttaaaacttttttttttttttgggaaattctACCATGCCATCCATGTCAAGCTGTACCTTTTTCACCGGCTATAGTATATGCCATAACCTTAAAATATACATTGTTACATGTTTTTATTTGCCACCAGTAATTTGAAGGTGAGCATGAAATAAACCTCTTCTTTTAAGTTTAATCGTCTAAACACTTAACTTGCCTCCCACTGAGATTAAACTTATAACCTTAGCTTGTTGTTACCGAGTTAACTTCCTTACTAACTAGGATTAAGgcttaatatttttgtttaaatatataaaattcaggTCAGTTTAAAATAGAAATGTAGTACttaatattgaaaaatgtaataccaataaaaaataaagtgtaCTTacattgtaatacttttaagaataaaaaatataatacttttaaatcacaTTTTCTAAGTATTATATCTCCTGTTTTATTTTATCTATCATACTTACTATATATtggtcaaaatgattttttttttatttctattagcattttcttataaatattagatttgatattttgtatttaatagtacttttaatatagttttaagtactccctccgtctcattttatgtgtttgattcgATTAATGAggcttttatttttaaatcattttttcataatattaagtttagtattaatatacaaaatttatatatttagaaactacactaaaagtactattaaacacaaaaaattaaatttaaaaataagtaaaaaatactaaagaaaatatacaaagaagaaagagttggtttgactcATGAATAGTAAAAGTAAGacatataaaataagataaatggagtatataaattttatatactaattcaaaacttaatattatgaaaatttaaactgtaaataacttcagtcaaatctTGTTAATTGAACTGTACACATAAAATTATACCAGaggagtatatttttattttgacccAACTCATGTGATGGTTTTACTCAAGTTTTTGCTTATAAAATTTGTGGGTGTATGTGCAGGAGGTTCCGGTGAGGCAAAGAGCAGACGCGGCCAACAGTTTGGTGTACGAAGCGAACGTGAGGCTGAGAGATCCGGTGTACGGCTGCATGGGTGCCATTTCGGCTTTGCAGCAACAGCTTCAGTTCTTACAGTCTGAGCTTAACTCTGTGAAGGCTCAACTTCTGAGATACAAGTATAGACAAGTGGTCACTATCACATCCTCCGCTCAAACGCCGCCGCCCGCTTTAATGAACTCCATGGCCGTATCCGTGGCGGAGCCGCCACAAGCTCCTCCCCACTCTTCTCCGCCTTTGTTTACAACCTCTTCTAACATGGCCAGCTTTAGTACTGTCATAcaaaataataacaacatttcctTTTTTCAATGATTATATTCATAGTAAttggtattcaaaaaaaatattcatagtAATAGAGGGCAACTATTTTTTGTGAGCCTCAAAATATATcttcatatataataagttatatatatattgaaatgttAAGTGCAGTTCCATTTAAATAATC from Ipomoea triloba cultivar NCNSP0323 chromosome 7, ASM357664v1 encodes:
- the LOC116024303 gene encoding LOB domain-containing protein 15-like, which encodes MEMVEKKLKTETEASPSQMVTGRRTHVSSAPPNCTAALNTVTPCAACKLLRRRCVEECPFSPYFSPHEPHKFAAVHKVFGASNVSKLLLEVPVRQRADAANSLVYEANVRLRDPVYGCMGAISALQQQLQFLQSELNSVKAQLLRYKYRQVVTITSSAQTPPPALMNSMAVSVAEPPQAPPHSSPPLFTTSSNMASFSTVIQNNNNISFFQ